One window of Campylobacter sp. RM12651 genomic DNA carries:
- a CDS encoding glucose-6-phosphate isomerase translates to MITYQEYFEKTSQENISLYLKRMNEERQSGEVGFYDLPLEFDLGISKLQKVKEKFTNKSHFIVIGMGGSSVGTRAITSFLGIKNIDYLDNISSTLFNEILEKIDLEKTLFILVSKSGNTIECISYFRILLDVLGLNVDDLKHHLIGICMQNTKFYEFLKTNEITHFDIEENVSGRFSVLSNVGLVPLFLAGANVDELIKGAKDCMNEQKTKEHILNLAYTLSTKMINKNYVLFTYCEELRHFNEWFVQLVAESLGKFKEYKRVGLTPISLIGPKDQHSFLQLIIEGPKDKFVEFIRIKPNPNSPKIKHIKGLENLENQSVGHSLDELLYAQSKSCLDAIKAEGIETSLIELDSKSAYNIGYLIYYYELLVGACGLMIGISTYDQPGVESAKKLLKILLTTK, encoded by the coding sequence AATGAAGAAAGGCAAAGTGGCGAAGTTGGGTTTTATGATTTGCCTTTAGAATTTGATTTAGGAATTTCAAAACTTCAAAAAGTAAAAGAAAAATTTACTAACAAAAGTCATTTTATAGTTATTGGAATGGGTGGAAGTAGTGTTGGCACTAGGGCGATTACGAGTTTTTTGGGGATAAAAAATATTGATTATTTAGACAATATTTCAAGTACTCTTTTTAATGAAATATTAGAAAAAATTGACCTTGAAAAAACGCTTTTCATATTAGTATCAAAATCTGGAAATACAATTGAATGTATAAGTTATTTTAGGATTTTGCTTGATGTTTTAGGTTTAAATGTAGATGATTTAAAGCATCACTTAATAGGAATTTGTATGCAAAATACCAAATTTTATGAGTTTTTAAAGACAAATGAAATAACGCATTTTGATATAGAAGAAAATGTTAGCGGTAGATTTTCAGTGCTTAGTAATGTTGGACTTGTGCCGTTATTTTTAGCAGGGGCTAATGTTGATGAACTTATCAAAGGTGCTAAAGATTGTATGAACGAGCAAAAAACAAAAGAACATATACTTAATCTAGCCTACACGCTAAGCACAAAAATGATAAATAAAAATTATGTTTTATTCACTTATTGTGAAGAATTACGCCATTTTAACGAATGGTTCGTTCAACTTGTAGCCGAAAGTCTTGGGAAATTTAAAGAATATAAACGCGTAGGACTTACACCAATTAGTCTGATAGGACCAAAAGACCAGCATTCGTTTTTACAACTCATAATTGAAGGGCCAAAAGATAAATTCGTAGAATTTATCCGTATAAAACCAAATCCAAATAGCCCCAAAATAAAGCACATAAAAGGACTTGAAAATCTTGAAAATCAAAGCGTAGGACATAGTTTAGATGAGCTACTTTACGCTCAAAGCAAATCGTGTCTTGATGCGATAAAAGCTGAAGGAATAGAAACAAGTCTAATTGAGCTTGATAGCAAAAGTGCTTATAATATCGGATATTTAATATACTATTATGAGTTATTAGTTGGTGCTTGTGGGCTTATGATAGGCATTAGCACTTACGATCAACCTGGTGTTGAAAGTGCAAAAAAACTTCTAAAAATATTATTAACTACAAAATAA
- the modA gene encoding molybdate ABC transporter substrate-binding protein, giving the protein MKKALLFLSLSSFALANTLNIAAAANISYPLNELKQKFEKLHPDIKLNVNTGASGSFNAQIKNGANYDVFLSANMEFAKDLEELTKNQAITYAKGKLILFSAKKKPNLDDLKTASCIAIANPNTAPYGKAAKEVLNQIPNSSNIITATNISATLLQATKACDYAFVAASSVEQIKELGFSDENILKIDDKLYEPILQGMIITSKEKNAKVFYDFILSPDAKEIFNKYGYE; this is encoded by the coding sequence ATGAAAAAAGCATTATTATTTTTAAGTTTAAGTTCTTTTGCATTAGCAAATACTTTAAATATCGCAGCAGCTGCAAATATAAGCTATCCACTAAACGAATTAAAGCAAAAATTTGAAAAACTACACCCAGATATAAAACTTAATGTCAATACAGGTGCTAGTGGTAGCTTTAACGCACAAATTAAAAATGGAGCAAATTATGATGTATTCTTATCTGCAAATATGGAATTTGCTAAAGATTTAGAAGAATTAACTAAAAATCAAGCAATCACTTATGCAAAAGGAAAGCTAATATTATTTTCAGCTAAAAAAAAGCCTAATTTAGATGATTTAAAAACCGCATCTTGTATAGCTATAGCAAACCCAAACACAGCTCCTTATGGAAAAGCAGCTAAAGAAGTATTAAATCAAATTCCAAATAGTTCAAACATAATAACGGCTACAAATATTTCAGCAACACTACTACAAGCTACAAAAGCTTGTGATTATGCCTTTGTAGCAGCGTCTAGCGTAGAGCAAATTAAAGAATTAGGTTTTAGTGATGAAAACATATTAAAAATTGATGATAAATTATACGAACCAATTTTACAAGGTATGATAATTACAAGTAAAGAAAAAAATGCTAAAGTGTTTTATGATTTTATATTAAGCCCTGATGCAAAGGAAATTTTTAATAAATATGGCTATGAATGA
- a CDS encoding c-type cytochrome, translating into MKKIFLSLAAISALIIQTGCNDKKEEQKPAQELSQNVKSSTEEVAKKINTIVDNVATKVDEHINTAANQVEPMINSAVDSISDTTKSVANNLKESTNEVANTIKESTDSAAKAITDGIDKVSSSVENVLKTDAATLFKKCIACHGKNAEKLAPGAEVVINTLSESEIYEALSGYKAGTFGGKSQKTMQLQVKNLNDEDFKALAKYIKTL; encoded by the coding sequence ATGAAAAAAATATTTTTAAGTTTAGCAGCAATTAGTGCTTTAATAATCCAAACAGGTTGTAATGATAAAAAAGAAGAGCAAAAACCAGCTCAAGAGCTTAGTCAAAATGTAAAATCAAGCACTGAAGAAGTGGCTAAGAAAATAAATACAATTGTAGATAATGTAGCAACAAAGGTTGATGAACATATAAATACTGCTGCAAATCAAGTTGAACCTATGATAAATTCTGCAGTAGATAGCATTAGTGATACTACAAAAAGCGTTGCTAATAATTTAAAAGAAAGCACTAATGAAGTTGCAAATACGATAAAAGAAAGCACAGATAGTGCAGCTAAAGCAATTACTGATGGCATTGATAAGGTTAGTAGTAGTGTTGAAAATGTTTTAAAAACTGATGCGGCGACTTTATTTAAAAAATGTATTGCCTGTCATGGAAAAAATGCAGAAAAATTAGCTCCTGGGGCTGAAGTTGTAATAAATACTTTAAGTGAGAGCGAAATTTATGAAGCTTTAAGTGGATATAAGGCGGGAACTTTTGGTGGTAAATCTCAAAAAACTATGCAATTACAAGTAAAAAATCTAAATGATGAAGATTTTAAAGCTTTAGCTAAATACATTAAGACTTTATAA